CGGCACGACAACCGCCGCGGTGGCGCCGGCGGCGTCGGCGAGACGACGACACTCCACGTGCTCAACAGCCTGAACGCCGGGCCCGTCGTTGCGCCGGAGGGCGGCCGATGAGACTGTGGCGGCGTGACGTCGCGCGCCGAGGACTGGTTCCGCCAAGCTCTTCGTGACCTTCAGCTTGCCCGCGCCGCACTGGAGCGCGAGACGTTTGAGTGGGCGGCGTTCGCCGCGCAGCAATCAGCAGAGAAGGCGGTGAAGGCGCTGTATCAGCGGCTCGGTGGCGACGCCCGCGGTCACGCGGTGAGCCGGCTTCTCGGGGAGCTCCCACCAGGCGCCCGGCCAGGCGACGAGCTCATCGAGACGGCCAAGGAGCTCGACAAGCACTACATCACGCCCCGGTCTCCGAACTCGTACCCGGAAGGGGCGCCGATGGACTTCTACACCCGGGCCGAAGCGGAGCGGGCGATCGCAGCAGCGGAGCGAGTGATTGAGCACTGTAAGGATCACGTATTTCGATAAGGAGGCCGTCCACCGAGCGCTGCAA
This window of the Candidatus Methylomirabilota bacterium genome carries:
- a CDS encoding HEPN domain-containing protein translates to MTSRAEDWFRQALRDLQLARAALERETFEWAAFAAQQSAEKAVKALYQRLGGDARGHAVSRLLGELPPGARPGDELIETAKELDKHYITPRSPNSYPEGAPMDFYTRAEAERAIAAAERVIEHCKDHVFR